A window of the Capricornis sumatraensis isolate serow.1 chromosome 9, serow.2, whole genome shotgun sequence genome harbors these coding sequences:
- the MOB3A gene encoding MOB kinase activator 3A: MSNPFLKQVFNKDKTFRPKRKFEPGTQRFELHKKAQASLNAGLDLKLAVQLPAGEELNDWVAVHVVDFFNRVNLIYGTISDGCTERSCPIMSGGPKYEYRWQDEHKFRRPTALSAPRYMDLLMDWIEVQINNEDIFPTNVGTPFPKNFPQVVKKILSRLFRVFVHVYIHHFDRIAQLGSEAHVNTCYKHFYYFVTEFGLIDTKELEPLKEMTARMCH, translated from the exons ATGTCCAACCCCTTCCTAAAGCAGGTCTTCAACAAGGACAAGACCTTCCGGCCCAAGCGCAAGTTTGAGCCAGGCACCCAGCGCTTCGAGCTGCACAAGAAGGCGCAGGCCTCGCTGAACGCAGGGTTGGACCTGAAGCTGGCAGTGCAGCTGCCCGCTGGCGAGGAGCTCAACGACTGGGTGGCCGTGCACGTGGTGGACTTCTTCAACCGCGTCAACCTCATCTATGGCACCATCAGTGACGGCTGCACCGAGCGCTCCTGCCCCATCATGTCGGGCGGCCCCAAGTACGAGTACCGTTGGCAGGACGAGCACAAGTTCCGGCGGCCCACGGCACTGTCAGCCCCCCGCTACATGGACCTGCTCATGGACTGGATTGAGGTGCAGATCAACAATGAGGACATCTTCCCCACCAATGTCG GCACGCCGTTCCCCAAGAACTTCCCGCAGGTGGTGAAGAAGATCCTGTCGCGGCTCTTCCGCGTGTTCGTGCACGTGTACATCCACCACTTTGACCGCATCGCGCAGCTGGGCTCCGAGGCTCACGTCAACACCTGCTACAAGCACTTCTACTACTTTGTCACTGAGTTCGGCCTTATCGACACCAAGGAGCTGGAGCCAC